In Cupriavidus basilensis, the following proteins share a genomic window:
- a CDS encoding NAD(P)/FAD-dependent oxidoreductase: protein MKPSTYRPDARLKAPHRIVIVGGGAGGLELATRLGNTLGRRRQAEVTLIEKTRTHVWKPKLHEIAAGSMDMSAHEVGYLAQSHWHHFRYRVGEMVGLDRERQEVLVAPYVDDEGTQITPPRTFGYDTLIIAVGSQSNDFGTPGVYEHAMRLESAADALRFHSRMVNACIRAHAQTAPLLAQQLHVAIIGAGATGVELAAELHRTTREVVAFGLDRVDADKDIRVTLIEAAPRVLPALPPRLSSATEGLLRKLGVEVLTDAKVAEVLPGGVLLGDGRLLPAELVVWAAGVKAPDFLKDLAGLETNRINQLVVNPTLQASRDENIFAIGDCAACAWPEANQGKGGFVPPRAQAAHQQASHMVRQVRARMAGKPLADYRYRDFGSLVSLGEFSTVGNMMGGLIGGSLMVEGLFARMMYLSLYKMHELALHGFAKVALDTLARSIVRRTEPHVKLH, encoded by the coding sequence ATGAAACCTTCCACCTATCGTCCCGACGCCCGCCTCAAGGCACCGCACCGCATCGTCATCGTCGGCGGCGGCGCGGGCGGGCTTGAGCTGGCCACCCGGCTGGGCAACACCCTTGGCCGGCGCCGGCAAGCCGAAGTCACCCTGATCGAGAAGACCCGCACCCACGTGTGGAAGCCCAAGCTGCACGAGATCGCCGCGGGCAGCATGGACATGAGCGCCCACGAGGTGGGCTATCTCGCGCAATCGCACTGGCACCACTTCCGCTACCGCGTCGGCGAGATGGTGGGACTGGACCGGGAGCGCCAGGAGGTGCTGGTGGCGCCCTATGTGGACGACGAAGGCACGCAGATCACGCCGCCGCGCACCTTTGGCTATGACACGCTGATTATCGCGGTGGGCAGCCAGAGCAACGACTTCGGCACCCCTGGCGTCTACGAGCACGCCATGCGGCTGGAGTCCGCCGCCGACGCGCTGCGCTTTCACTCGCGCATGGTCAATGCCTGCATCCGCGCGCATGCCCAGACCGCCCCCCTGCTGGCCCAGCAGCTGCACGTTGCCATCATCGGCGCCGGCGCCACCGGGGTGGAACTGGCGGCCGAGCTGCACCGCACCACGCGCGAGGTGGTGGCCTTCGGCCTGGACCGGGTCGATGCGGACAAGGACATCCGCGTCACGTTGATCGAAGCCGCGCCACGCGTGCTCCCGGCGCTGCCGCCGCGCCTCTCAAGCGCCACGGAGGGCCTGCTGCGCAAGCTGGGCGTGGAAGTGCTCACCGATGCCAAGGTGGCCGAGGTGCTCCCCGGCGGCGTGCTGCTGGGCGATGGCCGCCTGCTGCCGGCGGAGCTGGTGGTATGGGCGGCGGGCGTGAAAGCGCCTGACTTTCTCAAGGACCTGGCGGGCCTTGAAACCAACCGCATCAACCAACTGGTGGTGAATCCCACGCTGCAGGCCAGCCGCGACGAGAACATCTTCGCGATCGGCGATTGCGCGGCGTGCGCGTGGCCCGAGGCCAACCAGGGCAAGGGCGGGTTCGTGCCGCCGCGCGCCCAGGCCGCGCACCAGCAGGCCTCGCACATGGTCAGGCAGGTCCGCGCCCGCATGGCGGGCAAGCCGCTGGCCGACTACCGCTACCGCGATTTCGGCTCGCTGGTGTCGCTGGGCGAGTTCAGCACCGTGGGCAACATGATGGGCGGCCTGATCGGCGGCAGCCTGATGGTGGAGGGCCTGTTCGCCCGGATGATGTACCTGTCGCTCTACAAGATGCACGAACTGGCCTTGCACGGCTTTGCCAAGGTGGCGCTGGACACGCTGGCGCGCTCCATCGTCCGGCGCACCGAGCCGCATGTGAAGCTGCACTGA
- a CDS encoding dicarboxylate/amino acid:cation symporter, whose translation MEKDNHPKPFYRSLYFQVITAIVIGVILGHFYPQAGAAMKPLGDGFIKLIKMIIAPIIFCTVVVGIAGMEDMKKVGKTGGLALLYFEVVSAIALVVGLVIINIAKPGVGMNVDVSTLDTKSIAAYTGPGKMQGTVDFLLHVIPNTVVDAFAQGEILQVLLFAVMFGFALHKFGGRGTLVFDFIEKFSHVLFAIVGYIMKVAPIGAFGAMAFTIGKYGVGSLLQLGQLMATFYATCLFFIFVVLGGIARAHGFSIWKFIKYIKEELLIVLGTSSSESVLPRMMAKLENLGARKSVVGLVIPTGYSFNLDGTSIYLTMAAVFIAQATNTEMSLTQQLTLLAVLLLTSKGAAGVTGSGFIVLAATLSAVGHVPVAGLALILGIDRFMSEARALTNLIGNGVATVVVAKWTGDLDVARMHRRLDNESDAEADEPEAVLDPMVARMPASGTSMTR comes from the coding sequence ATGGAAAAAGACAATCACCCCAAGCCGTTCTACAGATCCCTGTATTTCCAGGTCATCACCGCGATCGTCATCGGCGTCATCCTGGGACACTTCTATCCGCAGGCGGGCGCGGCGATGAAGCCGTTGGGCGACGGCTTCATCAAGCTGATCAAGATGATCATCGCGCCGATCATCTTCTGCACGGTGGTGGTCGGCATCGCCGGCATGGAGGACATGAAAAAGGTCGGCAAGACCGGCGGGCTGGCGCTGCTGTACTTCGAGGTGGTGAGCGCCATTGCCCTGGTCGTCGGCCTGGTCATCATCAACATCGCCAAGCCCGGGGTGGGCATGAACGTGGACGTGAGCACGCTCGACACCAAGAGCATCGCCGCCTACACCGGGCCCGGCAAGATGCAGGGCACGGTGGATTTCCTGCTGCATGTGATCCCCAATACCGTGGTGGACGCCTTCGCCCAGGGAGAGATCCTGCAGGTGCTGCTGTTTGCCGTGATGTTTGGTTTCGCGCTGCACAAGTTCGGCGGGCGCGGCACGCTGGTGTTCGACTTCATCGAGAAGTTCTCGCATGTGCTGTTCGCCATCGTCGGCTACATCATGAAGGTGGCCCCCATCGGTGCGTTCGGGGCCATGGCCTTCACCATCGGGAAATACGGCGTGGGCTCGCTGCTGCAACTCGGCCAGCTGATGGCCACGTTCTACGCGACCTGCCTGTTCTTCATCTTTGTCGTGCTTGGCGGCATCGCGCGCGCGCATGGGTTCTCGATCTGGAAGTTCATCAAGTACATCAAGGAGGAACTGCTGATCGTGCTGGGCACGTCGTCGTCCGAATCGGTGCTGCCGCGGATGATGGCCAAGCTGGAGAACCTGGGCGCGCGCAAGTCCGTCGTGGGGCTGGTGATTCCCACCGGCTACTCGTTCAACCTGGATGGCACGTCCATCTACCTGACCATGGCGGCCGTGTTCATCGCCCAGGCCACCAACACCGAGATGAGCCTGACGCAGCAACTCACGCTGCTGGCCGTGCTGCTGCTCACCTCCAAGGGCGCGGCCGGCGTCACCGGCAGCGGCTTCATCGTGCTGGCGGCCACGCTGTCGGCGGTAGGCCATGTGCCGGTCGCCGGCCTGGCCCTGATCCTGGGCATCGACCGCTTCATGTCGGAGGCGCGCGCGCTGACCAACCTGATCGGCAACGGCGTGGCCACGGTGGTGGTAGCGAAATGGACCGGCGACCTGGACGTGGCGCGCATGCACCGCCGGCTGGACAACGAATCGGACGCCGAGGCCGACGAGCCGGAGGCCGTGCTCGATCCGATGGTGGCGCGCATGCCGGCCTCCGGCACCTCAATGACCCGGTGA
- a CDS encoding NADP-dependent malic enzyme: MTDNLREAALDYHRYPTPGKISVTPTKAMATQRDLALAYSPGVADACMEIVRDPAEAMNLTSRANLVAVITNGTAVLGLGNIGPLAGKPVMEGKGCLFKKFAGIDVFDIELAEDDPDALIDTIARMEPTFGGINLEDIKAPECFYIEKKLRERMKIPVFHDDQHGTAIVAAAAILNALKHVGKDIAEVKLVASGAGAAALACLDLIVNLGLPLGNVFVSDSNGVVYQGRKEAMDPNKARYAQDTSARTLADIIGGADIFLGLSAGGVLKPEMVKVMARDPIILAMANPTPEIAPEDALAVRPDAILGTGRSDYPNQVNNVLCFPFIFRGALDVGATTINEEMKLAAVRAIAELAHAEIPEVVAQAYGAAGLRFGAEYLIPKPFDPRLIEAVAPAVAKAAMDSGVATRPIADMEAYRQRLGQFVYQSRSAMGPVFAAAKRAPKRVIYAEGEDERVLRAAQVVIDEGIARPLLVGRPGTIVQRIAQFGLRLEPGVDCECVDPLDPAVYRDAAEAYYQLSCRDGVSRALAQAEVRSRGTLLGAMLVRQGRADAMLCGTVGRFQDHLGYVRDTIGLKPGNETLAVMQMLMLPGRQLFICDTHVNLDPTAQQIADITLLAAEAVRRFGITPSVALLSHSNFGGSTAPAAVKMREALALVKAREPSLAVEGEMRGDAALSKHILEHEFPQSCLPTEANLLVMPNVDAANISYNLMRIAAGGGITVGGILLGAARPVHILTSSSTVRRIVNMSAVATVDASAQRATDWAID, translated from the coding sequence ATGACCGACAACCTGCGCGAAGCCGCACTGGACTACCACCGCTACCCGACGCCGGGCAAGATCTCGGTGACGCCGACCAAGGCGATGGCCACGCAGCGCGACCTCGCCCTCGCCTACTCGCCCGGCGTGGCCGACGCCTGCATGGAGATCGTGCGCGATCCGGCCGAGGCAATGAACCTCACGTCGCGCGCCAACCTGGTCGCCGTGATTACCAACGGCACCGCGGTGCTTGGCCTGGGCAACATCGGGCCGCTGGCGGGCAAGCCGGTGATGGAGGGCAAGGGCTGCCTGTTCAAGAAGTTCGCGGGCATCGATGTGTTCGACATCGAGCTGGCGGAGGACGATCCGGACGCGCTGATCGACACCATCGCCCGCATGGAGCCGACCTTTGGCGGCATCAACCTCGAAGACATCAAGGCGCCCGAGTGCTTCTACATCGAGAAGAAGCTGCGCGAGCGCATGAAGATCCCGGTCTTCCATGACGACCAGCATGGCACGGCCATCGTGGCCGCCGCGGCCATCCTGAATGCGCTCAAGCACGTTGGCAAGGATATCGCCGAGGTCAAGCTGGTGGCATCCGGCGCCGGCGCCGCGGCACTGGCCTGCCTGGACCTGATCGTCAACCTGGGCCTGCCGCTCGGCAACGTGTTCGTCTCCGACAGCAACGGCGTGGTCTATCAGGGCCGCAAGGAGGCGATGGACCCGAACAAGGCACGCTATGCGCAGGACACGTCCGCGCGCACGCTGGCCGACATCATCGGCGGCGCGGACATCTTCCTGGGGCTGTCGGCCGGTGGCGTGCTCAAGCCGGAGATGGTCAAGGTGATGGCGCGCGACCCGATCATCCTGGCCATGGCCAACCCCACGCCGGAGATCGCGCCGGAGGATGCGCTGGCGGTGCGTCCCGATGCCATCCTGGGCACCGGGCGCTCGGACTATCCGAACCAGGTCAACAACGTCCTGTGCTTTCCGTTTATCTTCCGCGGTGCGCTGGACGTCGGCGCCACCACCATCAACGAGGAGATGAAGCTGGCCGCCGTGCGCGCCATCGCCGAACTGGCGCACGCGGAAATCCCCGAAGTGGTGGCCCAGGCATACGGCGCGGCGGGCCTGCGCTTCGGCGCCGAGTACCTGATTCCCAAGCCGTTCGACCCGCGCCTGATCGAAGCGGTGGCGCCGGCCGTGGCCAAGGCCGCGATGGACAGCGGCGTGGCAACGCGCCCGATCGCTGACATGGAGGCGTATCGCCAGCGCCTTGGCCAGTTCGTCTACCAGTCGCGCAGCGCCATGGGACCGGTGTTTGCCGCGGCCAAGCGCGCGCCCAAGCGGGTGATCTACGCCGAAGGCGAGGACGAGCGCGTGCTGCGCGCCGCCCAGGTGGTGATCGATGAGGGCATCGCGCGCCCGTTGCTGGTAGGCCGCCCCGGTACGATCGTCCAGCGTATCGCGCAGTTCGGCCTGCGCCTTGAGCCCGGCGTGGATTGCGAGTGCGTGGATCCGCTGGACCCCGCCGTCTACCGCGACGCGGCCGAGGCGTACTACCAGCTGAGCTGCCGCGACGGCGTTTCACGGGCGCTGGCACAGGCGGAGGTGCGCAGCCGCGGCACGCTGCTGGGCGCCATGCTGGTGCGCCAGGGCCGGGCCGATGCCATGCTGTGCGGCACCGTGGGCCGCTTCCAGGACCACCTTGGCTATGTGCGGGACACCATCGGCCTCAAGCCAGGCAACGAGACGCTCGCCGTCATGCAGATGCTGATGCTGCCGGGCCGCCAGCTGTTCATCTGCGACACCCACGTCAACCTCGACCCGACGGCGCAGCAGATCGCCGACATCACGCTGCTGGCGGCCGAGGCTGTCAGGCGTTTTGGCATCACGCCTAGCGTGGCCCTGCTGTCCCACTCCAACTTCGGCGGCTCCACCGCGCCGGCCGCGGTGAAGATGCGCGAGGCGCTGGCGCTGGTGAAGGCGCGCGAGCCGTCGCTGGCCGTGGAAGGCGAGATGCGCGGCGATGCGGCACTGTCCAAGCACATCCTGGAGCACGAGTTCCCGCAATCCTGCCTGCCCACCGAAGCCAACCTGCTGGTGATGCCCAACGTGGATGCCGCCAACATCTCGTACAACCTGATGCGCATCGCCGCGGGCGGCGGCATCACGGTGGGCGGCATCCTGCTCGGCGCCGCGCGCCCGGTGCACATCCTGACGTCCTCATCGACGGTACGCCGCATCGTCAACATGAGCGCCGTGGCAACCGTCGACGCCAGCGCGCAGCGCGCAACCGACTGGGCGATCGACTGA
- the lpdA gene encoding dihydrolipoyl dehydrogenase: MTQRVEVKVPDIGDFKDVTVIEVMVKPGEIIAVDTSLIAVESDKASMEIPSTHAGVVKEITVKVNDKVSEGSVILVVEAAAAAATVAAPAAPAPAAPSAPPGPAPAAAPVPNAASYTGKADQECEMLVLGAGPGGYSAAFRSADLGMKTVLVERYDTLGGVCLNVGCIPSKALLHTASVMDEVATLPDHGIRYGAPEIDLDKLRGFKDSVIKKLTGGLAGMAKARKVEVVTGVGSFLDPYHLEVVAADGGKRVIKFAKAIIAAGSQAVKLPFMPDDERVVDSTGALLLKSIPKRMLVVGGGIIGLEMATVYSTLGTRIDVVEMLDGLMQGADRDLVKVWEKKNTHRFDHVMLKTRTIGAKATPAGIEVSFEGEKAPAPQVYDLVLVAVGRSPNGRAIGAEKAGVAVTERGFIDVDRQMRTNVAHIHAIGDIVGQPMLAHKAVHEAHVAAEAAHGEAAYFDARQIPSVAYTDPEVAWAGKTEEQCKAEGIKIGKAVFPWAASGRAIANGRDEGFTKLLFDEATHRVIGGGIVGTHAGDLISEVCLAIEMGCEPADIGKTIHPHPTLGESIGMAAEVFEGHCTDLPPVKKK, encoded by the coding sequence ATGACCCAACGTGTCGAAGTCAAAGTGCCGGATATCGGCGATTTCAAGGATGTCACGGTGATCGAGGTCATGGTCAAGCCCGGCGAGATCATCGCCGTGGATACCAGCCTGATCGCGGTCGAGTCCGACAAGGCCTCGATGGAGATCCCTTCCACCCATGCCGGCGTGGTCAAGGAGATCACCGTCAAGGTCAACGATAAGGTGAGCGAGGGATCGGTGATCCTGGTGGTGGAGGCTGCCGCGGCCGCTGCAACCGTTGCCGCGCCCGCCGCGCCAGCGCCTGCGGCCCCGTCGGCGCCGCCCGGGCCAGCGCCAGCCGCCGCGCCCGTCCCCAACGCTGCCAGCTACACCGGCAAGGCGGACCAGGAATGCGAAATGCTGGTGCTGGGCGCCGGCCCCGGCGGCTATTCCGCCGCGTTCCGCAGCGCCGACCTGGGCATGAAGACCGTCCTGGTGGAGCGCTACGACACGCTTGGCGGTGTCTGTCTCAACGTGGGCTGCATCCCCTCCAAGGCGTTGCTGCACACCGCATCGGTCATGGATGAAGTGGCGACGCTGCCGGACCACGGCATCCGCTACGGCGCGCCCGAGATCGACCTGGACAAGCTGCGCGGCTTCAAGGACAGCGTCATCAAGAAGCTGACCGGCGGCCTGGCCGGCATGGCCAAGGCGCGCAAGGTCGAGGTGGTGACCGGCGTCGGCAGCTTCCTCGATCCGTATCACCTGGAAGTGGTGGCGGCCGATGGCGGCAAGCGCGTGATCAAGTTCGCCAAGGCCATCATCGCGGCGGGCAGCCAGGCGGTGAAGCTGCCGTTCATGCCCGACGACGAGCGCGTGGTCGACTCCACCGGCGCACTGCTGCTCAAGTCGATCCCCAAGCGCATGCTGGTGGTGGGCGGCGGCATCATCGGGCTGGAGATGGCCACCGTCTATTCCACGCTGGGCACGCGCATCGACGTGGTGGAGATGCTCGATGGCCTGATGCAGGGCGCGGACCGCGACCTGGTCAAGGTGTGGGAGAAGAAGAACACCCACCGCTTCGACCACGTCATGCTCAAGACCAGGACAATCGGCGCCAAGGCAACGCCGGCCGGCATCGAAGTCAGCTTCGAGGGCGAGAAGGCGCCGGCCCCGCAGGTCTATGACCTGGTGCTGGTGGCGGTGGGCCGCAGCCCGAATGGCCGTGCCATCGGCGCTGAGAAGGCCGGCGTGGCCGTGACCGAGCGCGGCTTTATCGACGTCGACCGCCAGATGCGCACCAACGTTGCGCACATCCACGCCATCGGCGACATCGTCGGCCAGCCGATGCTGGCGCACAAGGCCGTGCATGAAGCGCACGTGGCGGCCGAAGCCGCGCACGGTGAAGCGGCATACTTCGACGCACGCCAGATTCCATCGGTCGCGTACACCGACCCGGAAGTGGCCTGGGCCGGCAAGACCGAAGAGCAGTGCAAGGCTGAAGGCATCAAGATCGGCAAGGCAGTGTTCCCGTGGGCCGCGTCCGGCCGCGCCATCGCCAACGGGCGCGACGAGGGCTTCACCAAGCTGCTGTTCGACGAGGCCACGCATCGCGTGATCGGCGGCGGCATCGTCGGCACGCACGCCGGCGACCTGATCAGCGAGGTATGCCTGGCCATCGAGATGGGCTGCGAGCCCGCCGACATCGGCAAGACGATCCACCCGCACCCGACGCTGGGCGAATCCATCGGCATGGCCGCCGAGGTGTTCGAGGGCCATTGCACCGACCTGCCGCCGGTGAAGAAGAAATAG
- the aceF gene encoding dihydrolipoyllysine-residue acetyltransferase: MNQAIEIKVPDIGDFRDVPVIELFVKVGDLVKAEDPLVSLESDKATMEVPAPHGGVVKQIHVKLGDAVSEGSVLMQFEGAGAGTAAAEPAQATKPSVSAPPSPVSAPAGLAEVRIPDIGDFKDIPVIEIFVKVGDTVRAEDALLSLESDKATMDVPAPLGGVVREIRVKVGDTVSEGSIIMALATGDAPAVAATAAPGAAPAVAAALAAPAAPAATAAATAAAASGGVDEAAFALAYASPAVRKLARETGVDLGKVRGSGEHGRILRADVEAFARTGGPAAPAARPAAAPAGGGAGLDLLAWPKVDFAKFGPVERKELSRIKKISGANLHRNWVVIPHVTTHDEADITDLELFRVQMNKELEKSGVKISMLPFMMKAAVATLKAFPEFNASLDGDTLVLKQYYHIGFAADTPNGLMVPVIRDVDKKSIPDIAREMGELAKLAREGKLKPDQMSGGTFTISSLGGIGGINFTPIINAPEVAIMGVCKSFWKQHSSDGKNWASRLTLPLSLSWDHRVIDGAAAARFNVHFANLLADLRRVLF, encoded by the coding sequence ATGAACCAAGCCATTGAAATCAAGGTGCCCGACATCGGCGACTTCAGGGACGTGCCGGTGATCGAGCTGTTCGTCAAGGTGGGAGACCTGGTCAAGGCCGAGGACCCGCTCGTCTCGCTGGAGTCGGACAAGGCCACCATGGAAGTGCCCGCGCCGCACGGCGGCGTGGTCAAGCAGATCCACGTCAAGCTGGGCGATGCCGTCAGCGAAGGCAGCGTGCTGATGCAGTTCGAGGGCGCCGGGGCCGGCACTGCCGCCGCCGAGCCGGCGCAAGCCACCAAGCCAAGCGTGAGCGCGCCGCCCTCCCCGGTCAGCGCGCCCGCCGGGCTGGCCGAAGTGCGCATTCCCGACATCGGCGACTTCAAGGACATCCCGGTGATCGAGATCTTCGTCAAGGTCGGCGATACCGTGAGGGCCGAGGACGCGCTACTGTCGCTGGAGTCCGACAAGGCCACCATGGACGTGCCGGCCCCGCTGGGCGGCGTGGTGCGGGAGATCCGCGTCAAGGTGGGCGACACCGTCAGCGAAGGCAGCATCATCATGGCGCTGGCCACCGGCGATGCGCCGGCGGTGGCAGCGACAGCGGCGCCGGGCGCCGCGCCCGCCGTGGCAGCCGCGCTTGCTGCTCCTGCCGCGCCCGCTGCCACCGCCGCTGCCACCGCCGCCGCCGCATCCGGTGGCGTCGACGAAGCCGCTTTTGCCCTCGCCTACGCCAGCCCGGCAGTGCGCAAGCTCGCCCGGGAGACCGGCGTGGACCTGGGCAAGGTGCGCGGCAGCGGCGAGCACGGCCGCATCCTGCGCGCCGACGTGGAGGCGTTCGCCCGCACCGGTGGCCCCGCCGCGCCCGCGGCCAGGCCCGCCGCCGCGCCTGCGGGTGGCGGCGCCGGCCTGGACCTGCTGGCATGGCCCAAGGTCGACTTCGCCAAGTTCGGCCCGGTCGAGCGCAAGGAACTGAGCCGCATCAAGAAGATCTCCGGCGCCAACCTGCACCGCAACTGGGTAGTGATCCCGCACGTCACCACGCACGACGAAGCCGATATCACCGACTTGGAGCTGTTCCGCGTGCAGATGAACAAGGAGCTGGAGAAGAGCGGCGTCAAGATCAGCATGCTGCCCTTCATGATGAAGGCGGCCGTGGCCACGCTCAAGGCATTCCCCGAGTTCAACGCGAGCCTGGACGGCGATACCCTGGTGCTCAAGCAGTACTACCACATCGGCTTTGCGGCCGACACGCCCAACGGCCTGATGGTGCCGGTGATCCGCGACGTCGACAAGAAGAGCATCCCCGACATCGCGCGGGAGATGGGCGAGCTGGCCAAGCTGGCGCGCGAGGGCAAGCTCAAGCCCGACCAGATGTCGGGCGGCACCTTCACCATCAGCTCGCTCGGCGGCATCGGCGGCATCAACTTCACCCCCATCATCAACGCGCCCGAGGTCGCGATCATGGGCGTATGCAAGAGCTTCTGGAAGCAGCACTCCAGCGACGGCAAGAACTGGGCTTCGCGCCTGACGCTGCCGCTGTCCCTGTCATGGGACCACCGTGTCATCGACGGCGCCGCGGCTGCCCGTTTCAACGTCCATTTTGCCAACCTGCTCGCCGATCTGCGGCGTGTGCTGTTCTGA